From the Salvelinus fontinalis isolate EN_2023a chromosome 35, ASM2944872v1, whole genome shotgun sequence genome, one window contains:
- the LOC129834135 gene encoding lysophosphatidylcholine acyltransferase 2-like, translating into MVFLTLPAVLNPFVQEVKLAKADIIKCVFRGIFLVPIRAIFLTLVLVVTWPVAVIITFLHPLKGAVAPMTGWRRFMCRRVMAFLGRSYYFFMGFRVVVKGQQVSSAEAPILAVAPHSTFFDGIVCIVAGLPSTVSRTENLATPIFGRFVRCLQPVLVSSQDPDSRKNTIMEIDSRAKSGGHWPQILVFPEGTCTNRSCLITFKQGAFVPGVPVQPVVMRYPNRLDTVTWTWQGFSSKTLLLLTLSQLYTNVEIEFLPPVTPTEEEKTRPVLFARTVRNVMAQALGVPVTDHTYEDCRLMISAGELTLPMEAGLVEFTKISQKLDLKWDNVKKELEGFAAVACSCKGGRITIQEFASFLKLPISPALQELFALFDRDGDGTIDFREYVIGVTILCRPANTEEVLRTAFQLFDTDEDQRITHEEFSSMLRSALGVCDLNVSKLFKEIDTDSSEFITFSEFQAFALNHPEYAKLFTTYLELQRYQALQGVESELSSTNHVSEDNQEESISDKKDD; encoded by the exons ATGGTATTTCTTACACTTCCCGCCGTCCTTAATCCTTTTGTGCAGGAGGTGAAATTGGCCAAGGCTGACATTATCAAA TGTGTATTCCGGGGAATCTTCCTGGTGCCTATCCGTGCCATCTTCCTGACTCTGGTTCTCGTGGTAACATGGCCTGTTGCTGTCATAATAACATTCTTGCACCCTCTCAAAGGAGCGGTGGCGCCCATGACCGGATGGAGacg GTTCATGTGTCGGCGTGTGATGGCGTTCCTGGGGAGGTCCTACTACTTCTTCATGGGCTTCAGGGTGGTGGTGAAGGGCCAGCAGGTGAGCAGTGCAGAGGCCCCCATTCTGGCTGTGGCCCCACACTCCACCTTCTTTGATGGCATTGTGTGCATCGTAGCAGGCCTGCCCTCCACTGTGTCCCGCACTGAGAACCTCGCCACTCCTATATTCGGCA GGTTTGTGCGATGTCTCCAGCCGGTGCTGGTCTCCAGCCAGGACCCAGACTCCCGTAAGAACACCATTATGGAGATAGACAGCAGAGCCAAGTCTGGAGGCCACTGGCCACAG ATCCTGGTCTTCCCTGAGGGGACTTGTACAAATCGCTCATGTCTCATCACTTTCAAACAAG gTGCCTTCGTCCCTGGGGTCCCGGTGCAGCCTGTGGTCATGAGATATCCCAACAGACTGGACACTGTGACTTGGACTTGGCAAGGCTTCAGCTC GAAAACCCTGCTGCTTCTCACTCTGTCTCAGCTCTACACCAATGTAGAGATAGAG TTTCTTCCTCCAGTTACCCCTACTGAGGAGGAAAAGACAAGACCTGTGCTGTTCGCCAGGACAGTACGAAATGTTATGGccca GGCCCTGGGTGTGCCAGTGACGGACCACACATATGAGGACTGTAGACTGATGATCTCAGCTGGGGAGCTCACCCTGCCAATGGAGGCTGGTCTAGTGGAGTTCACTAAGATCAGCCAAAAACTTGA CCTGAAGTGGGACAACGTGAAGAAGGAGCTGGAGGGCTTTGCAGCCGTTGCCTGCTCCTGTAAAGGAGGCCGCATCACCATCCAGGAGTTCGCCAGCTTCCTCAAGCTGCCCATCAGCCCGGCCCTGCAGGAGCTGTTTGCTCTCTTTGACAGG gatggAGATGGCACCATTGACTTCAGAGAGTATGTCATCGGTGTAACCATCTTATGTCGGCCAGCTAACACCGAAGAGGTCCTCCGCACAGCTTTCCAG ctgttTGACACTGACGAGGACCAAAGAATCACGCATGAAGAGTTTTCCTCCATGCTTCGCTCTGCTCTAGGCGTGTGTGACCTCAACGTCTCCAAACTCTTTAAGGAGATAGATACAGACAGCTCTGAATTCATCACTTTCT CCGAGTTCCAGGCGTTTGCCCTGAACCACCCAGAGTATGCCAAGCTGTTTACCACCTACCTGGAGCTCCAGCGGTACCAGGCCCTCCAGGGGGTGGAGTCAGAACTCTCCTCCACCAATCACGTCTCTGAGGACAACCAGGAAGAGAGCATCTCTGACAAGAAGGACGACTAA